From Magnolia sinica isolate HGM2019 chromosome 13, MsV1, whole genome shotgun sequence, one genomic window encodes:
- the LOC131222823 gene encoding ras-related protein RIC1 produces MNPEYDYLFKLLLIGDSGVGKSCLLLRFADDSYLESYISTIGVDFKIRTVEQDEKTIKLQIWDTAGQERFRTITSSYYRGAHGIIVVYDVTNQESFNNVKQWLNEIDRYASENVNKLLVGNKCDMTANKVVSYETGKAFADEIGIPFLETSAKDSTNVEQAFMTMAAEIKNRMASQPAMNASKPATVQMRGQPVNQKTTCCST; encoded by the exons TGACTATCTTTTCAAGCTTCTGCTTATTGGAGATTCAGGTGTTGGCAAGTCGTGCCTTCTTTTGAGATTTGCG GACGATTCATATCTGGAGAGCTACATAAGTACCATTGGTGTTGATTTT AAAATCCGCACAGTGGAGCAAGATGAGAAGACCATTAAACTTCAAATT TGGGACACTGCTGGACAAGAACGATTCAGGACAATTACAAGCAGCTACTACCGTGGTGCACATGGCATTATT GTCGTTTATGATGTTACCAACCAAGAAAGCTTCAACAACGTCAAGCAGTGGTTGAATGAGATTGATCGTTATGCAAGTGAAAATGTGAACAAGCTTTTGGTTGGAAACAAATGCGACATGACTGCTAATAAAGTGGTTTCCTATGAAACAGGCAAG GCATTTGCTGATGAAATTGGGATCCCTTTCTTGGAAACAAGTGCCAAGGATTCTACCAATGTAGAGCAGGCGTTCATGACCATGGCTGCCGAGATAAAGAATCG AATGGCGAGTCAGCCAGCAATGAATGCCAGCAAACCAGCCACAGTTCAAATGCGGGGCCAGCCTGTCAATCAAAAGACCACCTGTTGCTCCACTTAA